From the Streptomyces nigrescens genome, one window contains:
- a CDS encoding TetR/AcrR family transcriptional regulator, whose amino-acid sequence MARPSRFDTAQLLDAAVRLAAESGPAGVTMSAVAAAVGAPSGSVYHRFAGRSALLAEVWLRTVEGFQAGYFEALESSDDPRTGGRAAARHIVAWSRAHPAEAALLLYGAQEFGRDDWSDEYLLRAEEGNMRVRAALAALAGALGLHGREGFDRVTLAAVDLPLSLVRRHLRGGTPLPPHAEDLAEQCTEALLTVG is encoded by the coding sequence ATGGCCAGGCCATCCCGGTTCGACACCGCTCAGCTCCTCGACGCCGCCGTACGGCTGGCGGCCGAGTCCGGGCCCGCGGGCGTCACCATGTCCGCGGTGGCGGCGGCCGTGGGCGCCCCCAGCGGTTCGGTCTACCACCGTTTCGCCGGACGCTCGGCACTGCTCGCCGAGGTGTGGCTGCGTACCGTCGAGGGCTTCCAGGCGGGCTACTTCGAGGCCCTCGAATCGTCGGACGACCCGCGCACCGGGGGCCGGGCCGCCGCCCGCCACATCGTGGCGTGGAGCCGCGCGCACCCGGCGGAGGCCGCACTGCTTCTGTACGGGGCCCAGGAGTTCGGGCGGGACGACTGGTCCGACGAGTATCTGCTGCGCGCGGAAGAGGGGAACATGCGGGTACGTGCCGCCCTGGCGGCGCTCGCGGGGGCCCTGGGGCTGCACGGCAGGGAGGGCTTCGACCGGGTGACGCTGGCCGCCGTCGACCTCCCGCTGTCGCTGGTACGCCGCCATCTGCGTGGCGGCACCCCGCTGCCCCCGCACGCCGAGGACCTGGCGGAGCAGTGCACCGAGGCCCTGTTGACCGTCGGCTGA
- a CDS encoding Lrp/AsnC family transcriptional regulator, with translation MDDIDSAIVRELQRDARQTNRDLARRLNIAPSTCLERVRALRARGVITGYRATVDLRALNRPVQALLTVRIRPMNREVIERFKAFLTSLPEVLSVYVVAGGDDFLVHVAVPDVDRLHALLMDQVFKRREVVDCRSSVIYQHVANDIIEALPPSGS, from the coding sequence ATGGACGACATTGATTCGGCGATTGTCCGCGAACTGCAGCGCGATGCACGGCAGACCAACCGCGACCTGGCCCGCCGGCTGAACATCGCGCCCTCCACCTGCCTGGAGCGGGTCCGCGCGCTGCGCGCCAGAGGAGTGATCACCGGCTATCGCGCGACGGTGGACCTGCGCGCCCTCAACCGGCCCGTCCAGGCGCTGCTCACGGTCCGCATCCGCCCGATGAACCGCGAGGTCATCGAGCGCTTCAAGGCCTTTCTGACGTCCCTGCCCGAGGTGCTCAGCGTCTATGTCGTCGCGGGCGGCGACGACTTCCTGGTCCATGTCGCCGTCCCCGACGTCGACCGGCTGCATGCGCTCCTGATGGACCAGGTCTTCAAACGCCGCGAGGTCGTCGACTGCCGGAGTTCGGTCATCTACCAGCATGTCGCCAACGACATCATCGAGGCGCTGCCGCCGAGCGGCTCGTAA
- a CDS encoding DNA polymerase III subunit alpha — translation MPGFTHLHTASGFSLRYGASHPERLAERAAERGMDALALTDRDGLSGAVRFAKAAAEAGVRPLFGSELAVAERESAPTPTVRRRTPVRGGAFLDESAARAVFLARDGAAGWAALCRLVSAAHTGQGEQPVLPWSALESATDGLTVLLGPDSEVGRALAAGRPDRAARLLAPWRERYGEALRLEIVDHGRSGSGPGSPRLAARTLGFAVDQGLRAVLTNAVRYADPGQGPVADVLDSARRLVPVDRHRPEARDSGERWLKDGATMSHTAERVAEAAGFRRGLAHRLLAMTEETAGECLVDPQDDIGLGRIHFPEPRLVGAGHRTAARVLRSRCAAGMVLRGYDHDRERWARLHDELRTIERLGFPSYFLTVAQVVDDIREMGIRVAARGSGAGSLVNHLLGIAHADPVEHGLLMERFLSERRAALPDIDIDVESARRLEVYRAIFDRFGAERVATVSMPETYRVRHAVRDVGAALGMDPARVDRLAKAFPHIRARDARAALAELPELRGVREAGGEQLWPLVEALDALPRGIAMHPCGVLLSDATLLDRTPVVPTSGEGFAMSQFDKEDVEDLGLLKLDVLGVRMQSAMAHAVAEIGRATGRRIDLDDPAQVPPGDPATYDLIRSTETLGCFQIESPGQRDLVGRLQPATFHDLVVDISLFRPGPVAADMVRPFIEARHGRKAVRYPHPDLEEPLRETYGVVVFHEQIIELLRIMTGCGRDEGDEKRRALSHPELQGRVRAWFAQCAERRGYAPEVIARTWEIVEAFGSYGFCKAHAVAFAVPTYQSAWLKAHHPAAFYAGLLTHDPGMYPKRLLLADARRRGVPVLPLDVNRSAVAHRIELVSGDGFRSDGPGDRSAVWGLRLALSDVHGMSEAEAQRIETGQPYHSLQDLWQRARPGRPVAERLARVGALDAFGANRRDLLLYLAELHRHGRRAPGGQLTLPGRALDGAGAEPVDPVEPAGLPDLSDVERLSAELGVLGMDASRHLMADHREFLAELGALPARLLRGARHGETVLVAGAKAATQTPPIRSGRRVIFTTLDDSTGLVDCAFFDDSHAACAHTIFHSWLLLVRGTVQRRGPRSLSVVGAAAWNLAELAELRREGGLEAVAARLAAVPDAEAAEAGTPAAEPGTPAAEPGAPAAGPGQGAGEESGEESGTGREPEPAAAPGRTIRLSTGYELHPWADLQPPGERAATGRKLWHSSPGSAG, via the coding sequence ATGCCAGGGTTCACGCATCTGCACACCGCTTCGGGGTTCTCCCTGCGCTACGGCGCCTCCCATCCGGAGCGGCTCGCCGAGCGCGCCGCCGAGCGGGGGATGGACGCCCTCGCGCTGACCGACCGGGACGGGCTCTCCGGGGCCGTACGGTTCGCCAAGGCCGCGGCCGAAGCCGGTGTCCGTCCGCTGTTCGGCAGCGAACTCGCCGTGGCGGAGCGCGAGTCGGCGCCCACGCCCACCGTGCGCCGCCGCACCCCGGTGCGCGGCGGCGCCTTCCTCGACGAGTCCGCCGCCCGCGCCGTCTTCCTGGCCCGCGACGGAGCGGCCGGCTGGGCCGCCCTGTGCCGGCTGGTCTCGGCCGCCCACACCGGGCAGGGTGAGCAGCCCGTCCTCCCGTGGAGCGCCCTGGAGTCCGCCACGGACGGGCTGACCGTGCTGCTCGGACCGGACTCCGAGGTCGGCCGGGCGCTGGCCGCCGGCCGCCCGGACCGCGCCGCCCGGCTCCTCGCCCCCTGGCGCGAGCGGTACGGCGAGGCGCTGCGCCTGGAGATCGTCGACCACGGCCGGTCCGGCAGCGGACCCGGCTCCCCGCGGCTGGCCGCCCGCACCCTCGGCTTCGCCGTCGACCAGGGCCTCCGCGCCGTCCTGACCAACGCGGTCCGCTATGCCGACCCCGGCCAGGGCCCGGTCGCCGACGTCCTGGACTCCGCCCGCCGTCTGGTGCCGGTGGACCGGCACCGGCCCGAGGCCCGGGACAGCGGGGAGCGCTGGCTCAAGGACGGTGCCACGATGAGCCACACCGCCGAGCGGGTCGCCGAGGCGGCCGGGTTCCGGCGCGGCCTGGCCCACCGGCTGCTCGCCATGACCGAGGAGACCGCCGGGGAGTGCCTGGTCGACCCGCAGGACGACATCGGGCTCGGCCGTATCCACTTCCCCGAGCCGCGGCTGGTCGGCGCGGGCCACCGCACCGCCGCCCGGGTGCTGCGCTCGCGCTGCGCCGCCGGGATGGTGCTGCGCGGCTACGACCACGACCGTGAACGCTGGGCGCGGCTGCACGACGAACTGCGCACGATCGAACGGCTCGGCTTCCCCTCGTACTTCCTGACGGTCGCTCAAGTCGTGGACGACATACGGGAGATGGGTATCCGGGTCGCGGCCCGCGGGTCCGGCGCCGGGTCCCTGGTCAACCACCTCCTGGGCATCGCCCACGCCGATCCGGTCGAGCACGGGCTGCTGATGGAGCGCTTTCTGTCCGAGCGGCGGGCGGCGCTGCCGGACATCGACATCGACGTCGAGTCCGCCCGCCGGCTGGAGGTCTACCGCGCGATCTTCGACCGGTTCGGCGCGGAGCGGGTCGCCACCGTCTCGATGCCCGAGACCTACCGCGTACGGCACGCCGTACGGGACGTGGGCGCCGCCCTGGGCATGGACCCGGCGCGGGTGGACCGGCTGGCCAAGGCCTTCCCGCACATCCGCGCCCGGGACGCGCGGGCGGCGCTGGCCGAGCTGCCGGAGCTGCGCGGGGTGCGGGAGGCCGGCGGCGAGCAGCTGTGGCCGCTGGTCGAGGCGCTGGACGCGCTGCCGCGCGGTATCGCCATGCACCCGTGCGGGGTGCTGCTCTCCGACGCCACGCTGCTGGACCGTACGCCGGTCGTCCCGACCAGCGGCGAGGGCTTCGCGATGTCGCAGTTCGACAAGGAGGACGTGGAGGACCTGGGGCTGCTCAAGCTCGATGTGCTGGGCGTGCGGATGCAGTCCGCGATGGCGCATGCGGTCGCCGAGATCGGCCGGGCCACCGGGCGCCGGATCGATCTCGACGACCCCGCACAGGTGCCGCCCGGCGACCCCGCCACCTACGACCTGATCCGCTCGACCGAGACGCTCGGCTGCTTCCAGATCGAGTCGCCGGGCCAGCGTGACCTGGTCGGCAGGCTGCAGCCCGCCACCTTCCACGATCTGGTCGTCGACATCTCCCTCTTCCGGCCGGGGCCGGTCGCCGCCGACATGGTGCGGCCCTTCATCGAGGCCCGGCACGGCCGCAAGGCGGTCCGCTATCCGCACCCCGACCTGGAGGAGCCGCTGCGCGAGACCTATGGGGTGGTGGTGTTCCACGAGCAGATCATCGAGCTGCTGCGGATCATGACGGGCTGCGGGCGGGACGAGGGTGACGAGAAGCGGCGGGCGCTGTCGCATCCGGAGCTGCAGGGCCGGGTGCGCGCCTGGTTCGCGCAGTGCGCCGAGCGGCGCGGGTACGCACCCGAAGTGATCGCACGTACCTGGGAGATCGTCGAGGCCTTCGGCTCGTACGGCTTCTGCAAGGCGCACGCGGTGGCCTTCGCGGTGCCCACGTACCAGTCCGCCTGGCTCAAGGCGCACCACCCCGCGGCCTTCTATGCCGGGCTGCTCACCCACGACCCGGGGATGTATCCGAAGCGGCTGCTGCTCGCGGACGCGCGGCGGCGCGGGGTGCCGGTGCTGCCGCTGGATGTGAACCGGTCGGCGGTCGCTCATCGAATCGAACTGGTGTCCGGTGACGGCTTTCGCAGCGATGGTCCGGGGGACCGTTCCGCGGTCTGGGGGCTGCGGCTCGCGCTCAGCGATGTGCACGGGATGAGCGAGGCCGAGGCGCAGCGGATCGAGACCGGACAGCCCTATCACTCGCTGCAGGACCTGTGGCAGCGCGCCAGGCCGGGCCGTCCGGTGGCCGAACGCCTCGCCCGGGTGGGCGCGTTGGACGCCTTCGGGGCGAACCGGCGGGACCTGCTGCTGTACCTCGCCGAGCTGCACCGCCACGGACGGCGGGCGCCCGGGGGCCAGCTGACGCTGCCCGGCCGGGCCCTCGACGGGGCGGGCGCGGAACCGGTCGATCCGGTCGAGCCGGCCGGGCTGCCCGACCTCAGCGACGTCGAACGGCTCAGCGCCGAGCTGGGCGTCCTCGGCATGGACGCCTCCCGCCATCTGATGGCCGACCACCGGGAGTTCCTCGCGGAGCTGGGCGCGCTGCCGGCCCGGCTGCTGCGCGGCGCCCGGCACGGCGAGACGGTGCTGGTCGCCGGGGCCAAGGCGGCCACCCAGACACCGCCGATCCGCTCCGGCCGCCGGGTCATCTTCACCACCCTGGACGACAGCACGGGGCTGGTCGACTGCGCCTTCTTCGACGACAGTCATGCGGCCTGTGCGCACACGATCTTCCACTCCTGGCTGCTGCTGGTGCGCGGTACGGTCCAGCGGCGCGGTCCGCGCAGCCTCAGCGTGGTCGGCGCCGCCGCCTGGAACCTCGCCGAGCTGGCCGAACTGCGCCGCGAGGGCGGGCTGGAGGCGGTCGCCGCCCGGCTCGCGGCGGTGCCGGACGCGGAGGCGGCCGAGGCGGGCACCCCGGCGGCGGAGCCGGGCACCCCGGCGGCGGAGCCGGGCGCCCCGGCGGCGGGGCCGGGACAGGGGGCCGGTGAGGAGTCCGGTGAGGAGTCCGGGACGGGCCGGGAGCCCGAGCCGGCCGCCGCCCCGGGCCGCACCATCCGGCTGAGCACCGGCTACGAGCTGCACCCGTGGGCCGACCTCCAGCCCCCCGGTGAACGCGCCGCCACGGGGCGCAAGTTGTGGCACTCCAGCCCGGGGAGCGCGGGATGA
- a CDS encoding DNA polymerase Y family protein, with product MTPAPRPPAAPPDPPGAPRQPGMLHVRFRTADGTPVSAGRFEQLLGLLAQFTPVIEALPPDAALADVRGALRYFDRDAAGIAELVRLRALAWHGVRCTIGIGANPLLARIAAQGAAPGEIRGVPDDAGTVAAFLDRRPASALHGVGPATARALCAYGLDSIGRIAAAPPATLQRILGARTGRIVYERARGIDPTPVTPNAAARSMGAEHRFAHDELDPARRRRALLSLADDLGARMRASGQVARALTLTVRYADRSTTTRTRRLDGPTAHGPALTEAAYALHAALGLQRARVRSVALRAEDLCRAERAARQLTFDPSDDRAHRIEAAVDRARARFGTGSVRPAATLGRTPPPPGAKPLGPGVKGDRGGDRP from the coding sequence ATGACCCCCGCGCCGAGGCCGCCCGCCGCACCGCCGGATCCCCCCGGCGCCCCGCGGCAGCCGGGCATGCTGCACGTACGGTTCCGGACCGCCGACGGCACCCCCGTGAGCGCCGGGCGTTTCGAGCAACTGCTGGGGCTGCTGGCGCAGTTCACCCCGGTGATCGAGGCGCTGCCGCCGGACGCCGCGCTGGCGGACGTCCGCGGTGCGCTGCGCTACTTCGACCGGGACGCGGCGGGCATCGCCGAGCTGGTGCGGCTGCGCGCGCTGGCCTGGCACGGCGTACGGTGCACGATCGGGATCGGCGCCAACCCGCTGCTCGCCCGGATTGCGGCCCAGGGGGCGGCGCCCGGGGAGATCCGGGGCGTCCCCGATGACGCCGGAACCGTCGCCGCGTTCCTCGACCGCCGGCCGGCCTCGGCACTGCACGGCGTCGGCCCGGCGACCGCGCGCGCCCTGTGTGCGTACGGACTCGACAGCATCGGCCGGATCGCCGCCGCACCGCCCGCGACCCTGCAGCGGATCCTCGGCGCCCGGACGGGCCGGATCGTGTACGAGCGGGCCCGCGGTATCGACCCGACGCCGGTGACGCCCAATGCGGCGGCCCGTTCGATGGGCGCCGAACACCGCTTCGCCCACGACGAGTTGGACCCGGCCAGGCGCCGTCGTGCGCTGCTCTCGCTCGCCGACGACCTCGGGGCCCGGATGCGCGCGAGCGGGCAGGTGGCCCGCGCGCTCACCCTCACCGTCCGCTACGCCGACCGCTCCACCACCACCCGCACCCGGCGGCTGGACGGGCCGACCGCGCACGGGCCCGCGCTGACCGAGGCGGCCTATGCGCTGCATGCCGCGCTCGGGCTGCAGCGGGCGAGGGTGCGGTCCGTGGCGCTGCGCGCGGAGGATCTGTGCCGCGCCGAACGCGCCGCGCGGCAGCTGACCTTCGACCCGTCCGACGACAGGGCGCACCGCATCGAGGCCGCCGTCGACCGGGCCAGGGCGCGCTTCGGGACGGGGAGCGTACGGCCCGCGGCGACCCTCGGCCGGACACCTCCGCCCCCGGGCGCCAAGCCCCTCGGCCCCGGGGTCAAAGGCGACCGCGGCGGCGACCGGCCTTAG
- a CDS encoding lytic polysaccharide monooxygenase auxiliary activity family 9 protein, whose amino-acid sequence MTVRRKATGIALAGIAPLALTVLTASPAAAHGSMTDPVSRVSACYAEGPESPRSAACKAAVKAGGTQALYDWNGVRDGNAGGQSRTRIPDGKLCSANSAEYKGLDLPRADWPSSPMKAGGHTFHYKATAPHRGSFELYLTKAGYDPKKPLKWSDLESKPFAKVVDPKLVNGEYVFDAKVPARSGRHLIYSVWQRSDSPEAFYTCSDVVFGKKAGGTVAKSAAAPAPAASAPTDAQIAAGAPKSSVGTGHDHGGGHHRGGQHTRTDRPAKAGAPARADAAQANAPHTDGGSRPVDGQRLAETGGDSSTVPLALSGAAVLAVGAGVVFTTTRRRAARHRG is encoded by the coding sequence ATGACCGTTCGTCGCAAGGCCACCGGGATCGCACTGGCCGGTATCGCCCCGCTCGCGCTCACCGTGCTCACCGCGAGCCCGGCCGCCGCGCACGGCTCGATGACGGACCCGGTCAGCCGGGTGTCGGCCTGCTACGCGGAGGGCCCCGAGAGCCCGCGGTCCGCGGCGTGCAAGGCCGCCGTCAAAGCCGGCGGGACCCAGGCGCTCTACGACTGGAACGGTGTACGGGACGGCAACGCGGGTGGCCAGTCCAGGACGCGCATCCCGGACGGCAAGCTGTGCAGCGCCAACAGCGCGGAGTACAAGGGCCTGGACCTGCCCCGCGCCGACTGGCCGTCGTCCCCTATGAAGGCGGGCGGCCACACCTTCCACTACAAGGCCACCGCGCCCCACCGGGGCTCCTTCGAGCTGTACCTCACCAAGGCCGGCTATGACCCGAAGAAGCCGCTGAAGTGGTCCGACCTGGAGTCGAAGCCGTTCGCGAAGGTCGTCGACCCGAAGCTCGTCAACGGGGAGTACGTCTTCGACGCGAAGGTGCCGGCGCGGTCCGGGCGCCATCTGATCTACAGCGTCTGGCAGCGGTCGGACAGCCCCGAGGCCTTCTACACCTGCTCGGACGTCGTCTTCGGCAAAAAGGCCGGCGGCACCGTCGCCAAGTCCGCTGCGGCGCCCGCACCGGCCGCCTCCGCGCCGACCGACGCCCAGATCGCGGCGGGCGCCCCCAAGTCGTCGGTGGGCACGGGCCACGACCACGGCGGCGGCCACCACCGCGGCGGCCAGCACACCCGCACGGACCGGCCGGCAAAGGCCGGGGCCCCGGCGCGCGCAGACGCCGCACAGGCCAATGCCCCGCACACCGACGGCGGTTCCCGTCCGGTCGACGGGCAGCGGCTGGCGGAGACCGGCGGCGACAGCTCCACGGTCCCGCTCGCCCTCAGCGGCGCCGCCGTGCTCGCCGTGGGCGCCGGGGTCGTGTTCACCACCACCCGCCGCAGGGCCGCCCGGCACCGCGGCTGA
- a CDS encoding APC family permease, with the protein MTVQQTLLPASERPDVRRLGVGSGTALCAGAVLGPGVLTLPSLAADAAGPASILAWVVLLALCVPVAASFAALGARFPDGGGVATYVHRAIGPRAAAVVGWWFYGAVPIGVVSAAWIGGKYVADAAGWGDTGAAVVAGAVVAVALVSNAVGLRMSGRVQLLLGGLLAVVLLGTVLAAAPQVSARHFTPFLPGGWSSVGSAAVVLFFAFAGWEAASHLSGEFADPGRDLPRVTRRTLAVITVLYLGLAVTTIGALGPAAGGTDTPLTELLARSVGGAARPVAAAAALFLTFGAVNSYLAGASRLGAALARDGAAPRALAKGGAPGEVPRRSLAVLGGAAVLVAAAAGFGGADLDLLMRATATCLAAVTLAGLAAALVLLPRRTPLWCGGCVSALLTAAVLAFSGRLLLIPAGLACAAVGFLTLRRVIR; encoded by the coding sequence GTGACCGTACAACAGACATTGCTTCCCGCATCCGAACGACCGGATGTACGGCGGCTGGGCGTCGGCAGCGGTACCGCGCTGTGCGCCGGGGCCGTCCTCGGCCCCGGCGTCCTGACGCTGCCGTCCCTCGCCGCCGACGCGGCCGGCCCCGCCTCGATCCTGGCCTGGGTGGTCCTGCTCGCCCTGTGTGTGCCGGTGGCCGCCTCCTTCGCGGCGCTCGGCGCGCGGTTCCCCGACGGCGGGGGCGTGGCCACCTATGTGCACCGGGCGATCGGGCCTCGGGCGGCGGCCGTGGTGGGGTGGTGGTTCTACGGGGCGGTGCCGATCGGTGTGGTCTCGGCGGCCTGGATCGGCGGGAAGTACGTGGCCGACGCCGCCGGTTGGGGTGACACGGGCGCCGCCGTGGTGGCCGGGGCGGTGGTGGCGGTGGCGCTGGTCTCCAACGCGGTGGGGCTGCGGATGTCGGGACGGGTGCAGCTGCTGCTCGGCGGGCTGCTGGCGGTGGTGCTGCTGGGCACGGTGCTGGCCGCCGCCCCCCAGGTGTCCGCCCGCCATTTCACCCCGTTCCTGCCCGGCGGCTGGTCCTCGGTCGGGTCGGCGGCCGTGGTGCTGTTCTTCGCGTTCGCGGGCTGGGAGGCGGCCAGCCATCTGTCGGGCGAGTTCGCCGATCCCGGACGGGATCTGCCGCGGGTGACGCGCCGTACGCTCGCCGTCATCACCGTGCTCTACCTGGGGCTCGCGGTGACCACGATCGGTGCGCTGGGGCCGGCCGCGGGCGGCACCGACACCCCGCTGACCGAGTTGCTCGCCCGGAGCGTGGGCGGCGCCGCCCGCCCCGTGGCCGCCGCGGCGGCGCTCTTCCTGACCTTCGGCGCGGTCAACTCGTATCTGGCCGGGGCCTCCCGGCTCGGTGCGGCGCTCGCCCGGGACGGGGCGGCGCCGCGCGCACTGGCCAAGGGCGGCGCGCCGGGCGAGGTGCCACGGCGGTCGCTGGCGGTGCTCGGCGGGGCGGCCGTGCTCGTGGCCGCGGCGGCGGGCTTCGGCGGCGCCGATCTGGATCTTTTGATGAGGGCCACCGCCACCTGTCTGGCGGCGGTGACCCTCGCCGGCCTGGCCGCCGCGCTGGTGCTCCTGCCACGCCGCACTCCCCTGTGGTGCGGCGGGTGCGTGAGCGCCCTGCTGACGGCGGCCGTGCTGGCCTTCTCCGGACGGCTGCTGCTGATCCCGGCGGGACTCGCCTGTGCGGCCGTCGGCTTTCTGACGCTGCGGCGGGTCATCCGATGA
- a CDS encoding esterase/lipase family protein, with amino-acid sequence MKLRWSRTLPLLSALALALGVTATPAAAEEASRHSSSGAVSSGWNNYSCKPSAAHPRPVILVHGTLGNSIDNWLGLAPYLVARGYCVFSLDYGQLPGVPFFHGLGAVDASARQLAAYVDRVLAATGTRKADLVGHSQGGMMSRVYLKFHGGADKVNTLVGLAPDNHGTDLNGLTRLLDHFPGAKKYLHELTPGLADQIAGSDILNRLNEGGDTLPGVRYTVIATKYDEVVTPYRSAFLDGPDVRNVVLQDLCAIDLSEHVAIGLIDRVAFHETANALDPAHATATTCLSG; translated from the coding sequence ATGAAGCTGCGCTGGTCAAGAACGCTCCCCCTCCTCTCCGCCCTCGCCCTGGCCCTCGGTGTCACCGCCACCCCCGCCGCCGCCGAAGAGGCTTCGCGCCACTCCTCCAGCGGCGCCGTCAGCAGCGGCTGGAACAACTACTCCTGCAAACCCTCCGCCGCCCACCCGCGGCCGGTGATCCTGGTGCACGGCACCCTCGGCAACTCCATCGACAACTGGCTCGGCCTCGCGCCCTACTTGGTGGCCCGCGGCTACTGCGTCTTCTCCCTGGACTACGGCCAGCTGCCCGGTGTCCCGTTCTTCCACGGGCTGGGTGCGGTCGACGCGTCCGCCCGGCAGCTCGCCGCCTACGTCGACCGGGTGCTGGCCGCCACGGGCACCCGGAAGGCCGATCTCGTCGGCCACTCACAGGGCGGCATGATGTCGCGGGTGTACCTGAAGTTCCATGGCGGCGCGGACAAGGTGAACACGCTGGTCGGGCTGGCCCCCGACAACCACGGCACCGATCTGAACGGTCTGACCCGTCTGCTCGACCACTTCCCCGGCGCCAAGAAGTACCTCCACGAGTTGACCCCGGGGCTGGCCGACCAGATCGCCGGCTCCGACATCCTCAACCGCCTCAACGAGGGCGGTGACACGCTCCCCGGAGTGCGTTACACGGTGATCGCGACCAAGTACGACGAGGTCGTCACGCCCTACCGGAGTGCGTTCCTCGACGGCCCCGACGTACGCAATGTGGTACTCCAGGACCTGTGCGCGATCGATCTCTCCGAGCATGTGGCCATCGGGCTCATCGACCGCGTCGCTTTCCACGAGACGGCCAACGCCCTGGACCCGGCCCACGCCACCGCGACGACCTGCCTGTCGGGCTGA
- a CDS encoding pyridoxamine 5'-phosphate oxidase family protein encodes MRGTAMETAGAADLTGIVEISSAAELRELFGEPSSHAANKTRHRLHDLDRQWLARSPFCVIATADAQGRCDASPKGDPAGFTHVLDDTTLVIPDRPGNKRVDGWMNVLANPHVGLNYLLPGRGDTLRINGRARLLRDAPFFDALIVKGHRPRLALLVEVEEVFYHCSKAFLRSELWKPETWQPDALPSRARIVKGVEAQDMPLEELEQHYGPRYAERLYG; translated from the coding sequence ATGAGGGGAACAGCGATGGAAACGGCCGGGGCGGCGGATCTGACCGGGATCGTGGAGATCTCATCGGCGGCGGAGCTGCGCGAGCTGTTCGGTGAGCCCAGCTCCCATGCGGCGAACAAGACCCGGCACCGGCTGCACGACCTCGACCGCCAGTGGCTGGCCCGCTCGCCGTTCTGCGTGATAGCCACCGCGGACGCGCAGGGCCGGTGCGACGCCTCCCCCAAGGGCGACCCCGCGGGCTTCACCCATGTCCTGGACGACACCACCCTCGTGATCCCGGACCGCCCCGGCAACAAGCGCGTGGACGGCTGGATGAACGTCCTCGCCAATCCGCATGTCGGGCTGAACTACCTCCTCCCGGGGCGCGGTGACACCCTGCGCATCAACGGCCGCGCCCGGCTGCTGCGCGACGCCCCGTTCTTCGACGCGCTGATCGTCAAGGGCCACCGCCCGCGGCTGGCGCTCCTGGTGGAGGTCGAGGAGGTCTTCTACCACTGCTCCAAGGCGTTCCTGCGCTCGGAGCTGTGGAAGCCGGAGACCTGGCAGCCGGACGCGCTGCCCTCGCGGGCCCGGATCGTCAAGGGCGTCGAGGCCCAGGACATGCCCCTGGAGGAGCTGGAGCAGCACTACGGCCCCCGGTATGCGGAGCGGCTCTACGGCTGA